One genomic segment of Mercenaria mercenaria strain notata unplaced genomic scaffold, MADL_Memer_1 contig_4524, whole genome shotgun sequence includes these proteins:
- the LOC128553940 gene encoding E3 ubiquitin-protein ligase TRIM33-like, translating into MEGSRSIIGASDELSDIFCEPCEKIQQQKTADGFCVDCSEYLCGPCFSYHKRCKSFENHVLQDKSKMPWDRKNVKTKDICIEKCHVHMDKVTEYFCASCDKAGCHVCMTIDHRKCNISHIPDIVKGLKTTEEFRSFERRLDNLHDNLQHLQDTVDKNFKATYDMNETALSDLEKQSDKIKVFFNQLYEKVEMDIVNKKNEDKRSFEVCSKDIIVLQKDLHDLKFRRDTLKKNGQNCELFIFIKNARLALKKVSNDVMLLSKNGKVSKVKYKPSEDVENMRKHIKELGSLVVGGSETKDQNET; encoded by the coding sequence ATGGAAGGCAGCAGATCTATAATCGGGGCTTCGGATGAATTAAGTGACATATTTTGTGAGCCATGTGAAAAAATTCAGCAACAAAAGACGGCTGATGGATTTTGTGTTGATTGTTCAGAATATTTATGTGGACCTTGCTTTAGTTACCACAAGCGTTGTAAATCGTTTGAAAATCATGTGCTACAGGATAAAAGTAAAATGCCTTGGGATCGAAAAAATGTGAAGACTAAGGacatatgtattgaaaaatgtcATGTACACATGGACAAagtaactgaatatttttgtgcTTCTTGTGACAAAGCTGGATGCCATGTATGCATGACAATTGATCATCGGAAATGTAATATCAGTCATATCCCTGACATTGTTAAAGGACTTAAGACAACAGAGGAGTTCAGATCATTTGAAAGGAGATTAGATAATCTCCATGATAATCTTCAACATCTTCAAGACACAGTTGACAAGAATTTCAAGGCGACATATGATATGAATGAAACAGCTCTGTCGGACCTTGAGAAACAGAGCGATaagatcaaagtttttttcaatCAACTGTATGAAAAGGTAGAAATGGATATTGTGAACAAGAAAAATGAGGATAAAAGATCATTTGAGGTGTGCTCCAAAGATATAATTGTTTTGCAAAAAGATTTGCATGATTTGAAATTCCGCCGCGatactttaaaaaagaatggTCAAAACTGTGAATTGTTCATCTTTATAAAAAACGCGCGATTAGCTTTGAAAAAGGTTTCAAATGATGTAATGCTACTTTCGAAAAATGGAAAAGTATCAAAAGTAAAGTACAAACCATCTGAAGATgttgagaatatgagaaaacatataaaagaacTAGGAAGTTTGGTCGTCGGTGGGTCGGAGACGAAAGATCAAAATGAGACAG